A genomic segment from Corylus avellana chromosome ca5, CavTom2PMs-1.0 encodes:
- the LOC132182343 gene encoding scarecrow-like protein 32: MKAEMRGNTSISLQNPTLFETHQTPLSGALNGCLGSLDGTCLEKLLLHCASALESNDVTLAQQVMWVLNNVASSVGDPNQRLTSWFLRALISRASMVYPTSINFSGSSTIQRRLMSVTELAGYVDLIPWHRFGFCASNSAILKAIEGFPRVHIVDFSITHCMQWPTLIDELAKRPKPPSLRISVPSSRPPVPPLLNVSTEEVGLRLGNFAKFKDVPFEFHVFDSSSPKDQQQQHLINPSLLNLRDDEALVINCQHWLRFLSDEQKGRDNFLNTIKSLNPQIIVVVDEDSDLSASSLSSRITTCFNYLWIPFDSLETFLPKDSRQRMEYESDIGHKIENIIGFEGVQRIERLESGIKLSQRCKNAGFLSIPFCEETVKEVKGLLDEHASGWGMKREEDLLVLTWKGHNSVFATAWFPNGLDD, from the coding sequence ATGAAAGCTGAAATGAGAGGAAACACGTCTATTTCTCTACAAAACCCTACTCTCTTCGAAACCCACCAGACCCCTCTTTCCGGCGCGCTTAACGGGTGCCTCGGGAGCCTCGACGGCACGTGTTTGGAAAAGCTCCTACTTCACTGCGCCAGCGCCCTGGAGAGCAACGACGTCACTTTGGCCCAACAGGTCATGTGGGTGCTAAACAATGTCGCCTCTTCCGTCGGCGACCCTAATCAACGGCTCACCTCTTGGTTCCTCAGAGCCCTCATCTCAAGAGCCTCTATGGTTTATCCCACATCGATTAATTTCAGCGGAAGCAGCACTATTCAAAGACGGTTGATGTCGGTGACGGAGCTAGCCGGGTACGTTGATCTAATCCCTTGGCACCGGTTTGGATTTTGTGCCTCCAATAGCGCCATTTTGAAGGCAATCGAAGGGTTCCCAAGAGTTCACATCGTAGATTTTAGCATCACACATTGTATGCAATGGCCTACACTCATAGACGAATTGGCAAAAAGACCAAAACCCCCTTCTCTTCGCATCTCAGTGCCTTCTTCTAGGCCACCTGTCCCTCCTTTGCTCAATGTATCAACCGAAGAAGTCGGTCTCCGTTTAGGGAATTTCGCAAAGTTTAAGGATGTTCCTTTTGAATTCCATGTCTTTGACAGCTCATCACCTAAAGATCAGCAACAACAACACTTGATCAATCCTTCCCTCCTAAATCTTAGGGATGACGAAGCTTTGGTGATAAATTGCCAGCACTGGCTACGATTTTTGTCTGATGAACAAAAGGGGAGAGACAATTTCCTCAACACAATCAAAAGCCTTAACCCTCAAATCATAGTGGTGGTTGATGAAGATTCTGATCTGAGCGCATCGAGCCTCTCATCAAGAATTACCACTTGCTTTAATTACCTATGGATACCCTTTGATTCCTTGGAGACTTTTTTGCCAAAAGATAGCAGGCAAAGGATGGAATATGAATCTGATATTGGTCATAAGATTGAAAACATCATTGGTTTTGAAGGGGTTCAGAGGATAGAGAGGTTGGAGTCAGGAATTAAGTTGTCTCAAAGATGTAAGAACGCTGGCTTTTTAAGCATTCCTTTCTGTGAGGAGACTGTCAAGGAAGTGAAGGGGTTGCTTGATGAACACGCTAGTGGGTGGGGGATGAAGAGGGAAGAAGATTTATTGGTGCTCACATGGAAAGGCCACAACTCTGTGTTTGCCACAGCTTGGTTCCCAAATGGTTTGGATGATTAA